A genomic window from Cytobacillus suaedae includes:
- a CDS encoding MerR family DNA-binding protein, with translation MSEESLFTISELASMFDISSRTIRYYEEIGMISSINRDSLTQQRSYTNNERRRLKKILRGKKLGFSLQEIKEMIQLYESNPEGDDEKKRIIDYADRKLEEINEQISQLEILRDEILAHKEKYIQEK, from the coding sequence ATGTCAGAAGAAAGTCTATTTACAATTAGTGAATTAGCATCTATGTTTGATATCAGCTCAAGAACGATTCGATATTATGAGGAAATTGGGATGATTTCATCAATTAACCGGGATAGTTTAACCCAACAACGTAGTTATACCAACAATGAACGTAGACGTTTAAAAAAGATTCTCCGTGGCAAAAAGCTTGGTTTTAGCTTACAAGAAATAAAAGAAATGATTCAACTCTATGAATCCAATCCTGAGGGTGACGATGAGAAAAAAAGAATAATAGACTATGCCGACCGTAAATTAGAAGAAATAAACGAACAAATTAGCCAGCTAGAAATACTAAGAGATGAAATTCTAGCTCATAAAGAGAAGTATATTCAAGAGAAGTAA
- a CDS encoding acyl-CoA dehydrogenase family protein codes for MNIASQENETRGNNSYTFDEFFEKRESLDWYLDEPFLQKAIKHYVNSNYDQVHEKIRSFSPTVSYKWNKLAERVARPEVRPYMLHFDAFNHRIDRIVRPMEIHQLEQEVFGEGMFSSKMTPWESFIKRMLTHQLGEAGVACPLTCTHGLIGILEQFPNPEIPELQQILEHTKEGQNGEFAIGAQFMTEIQGGSDLPANLLEAVPDGKNYRLYGNKFFCSVAHADYSVVTAKISGSDKVSTFIVPSWLPGDKEREKRNGYEINRIKWKLGTAELPTGEINYKGALAYPIGPKDKGIAVAVGIVLTLSRLEIGIACAGFMLRAAREANLYADFRTVFGKKVKEFPLSAGKLKYIENAAHRTTAGAFKIYDLFLKLEKPLNPGINSESPLETRKQLFNFRELVLLQKICTTNEGVKVLNEAMSIFAGHGVMEEFSSLPRIFRDVVVNEQWEGPRNLLLTQIYRDIQRVVDWYTPKEFVASILEGAAHDTIEKFSAKLEDLLQRPVLGEVSEASMEAATEWDEFCSEFFKAYQEIARSEIKL; via the coding sequence ATGAACATAGCTTCCCAGGAAAATGAAACAAGAGGAAATAACTCATATACCTTTGATGAATTTTTCGAGAAAAGAGAGAGTTTGGATTGGTATCTAGATGAACCTTTTTTACAAAAAGCAATAAAGCATTATGTTAATTCAAACTATGACCAAGTACATGAGAAAATACGTTCCTTCTCACCAACTGTTTCTTATAAATGGAATAAACTAGCTGAGCGAGTTGCTAGACCGGAAGTGCGGCCTTATATGCTTCATTTCGATGCCTTTAATCATAGAATTGATCGGATTGTACGGCCTATGGAGATTCATCAACTAGAACAAGAGGTTTTTGGTGAAGGGATGTTCTCTAGTAAAATGACTCCGTGGGAAAGTTTTATTAAGAGAATGCTAACCCACCAATTGGGTGAAGCAGGTGTTGCTTGTCCATTAACATGTACTCATGGATTAATTGGTATTCTTGAACAATTTCCAAATCCAGAGATTCCCGAGCTCCAACAGATTTTAGAGCACACAAAGGAAGGCCAAAACGGAGAGTTTGCCATAGGTGCACAGTTCATGACAGAAATCCAAGGCGGGTCCGACTTACCTGCTAATCTTTTAGAGGCAGTGCCAGATGGGAAAAATTATCGCTTGTATGGAAATAAGTTCTTCTGCTCTGTTGCTCATGCTGATTATTCTGTAGTAACGGCTAAAATTTCCGGTTCAGATAAGGTATCAACTTTTATTGTGCCATCTTGGTTACCTGGTGATAAAGAGAGGGAAAAACGAAACGGTTATGAGATTAATCGAATTAAGTGGAAGTTAGGAACAGCAGAACTTCCGACAGGAGAGATTAATTATAAGGGAGCACTTGCCTATCCAATTGGCCCGAAAGATAAGGGTATTGCTGTAGCCGTTGGAATTGTGCTGACACTTTCCCGACTGGAAATTGGTATTGCTTGTGCTGGGTTTATGCTGAGGGCAGCTAGGGAGGCCAATCTGTATGCTGATTTTCGCACGGTGTTTGGAAAGAAAGTAAAAGAATTTCCACTTTCGGCTGGTAAACTTAAGTACATCGAAAATGCTGCCCATCGTACAACTGCAGGTGCCTTTAAAATTTATGACCTCTTTTTGAAGTTAGAGAAACCATTAAACCCAGGCATTAACTCGGAGTCTCCACTTGAAACGAGAAAGCAATTATTTAATTTTAGAGAACTAGTTCTTTTACAGAAGATATGTACGACAAATGAAGGGGTTAAGGTTTTAAATGAAGCCATGTCAATATTCGCTGGGCATGGTGTCATGGAGGAATTTTCTTCGCTCCCACGCATATTCCGAGATGTTGTCGTAAACGAACAATGGGAGGGTCCAAGAAACCTGTTGCTAACACAAATCTATCGTGACATTCAAAGAGTTGTGGATTGGTACACACCTAAGGAATTTGTTGCTAGCATACTTGAGGGTGCAGCCCACGATACTATTGAAAAGTTCTCAGCCAAACTTGAGGATTTGTTACAACGCCCTGTCCTAGGTGAAGTAAGTGAAGCATCAATGGAAGCAGCAACAGAGTGGGATGAATTTTGCAGTGAATTCTTTAAAGCCTACCAAGAG